A stretch of Cynocephalus volans isolate mCynVol1 chromosome 9, mCynVol1.pri, whole genome shotgun sequence DNA encodes these proteins:
- the LOC134385675 gene encoding fibroblast growth factor-binding protein 1-like, with product MRIHSLTLLSFLLLATQVLLMHVQEGVKIGQGRAPDLDHWVIGGSSGIWAKDHSSEFVHISDFTTEDQAKCEGHLTEKGYGIVELKVDCTRKNNRFSCVFTGNTTSCLESLEHKLDYLGEIIRSLKLQKNICGNSTAMLMTSVCGSKFEESNLKLVSSTLLNH from the coding sequence ATGAGGATCCACAGCCTCACCCTGCTGTCCTTCCTCCTTCTGGCCACTCAGGTGCTCTTGATGCATGTCCAAGAGGGAGTAAAGATAGGACAAGGCAGAGCACCAGACTTGGATCATTGGGTCATTGGAGGCTCCTCTGGAATTTGGGCAAAAGACCACTCATCTGAGTTTGTGCACATATCTGACTTCACGACTGAAGATCAAGCTAAGTGTGAGGGACATCTGACTGAGAAGGGGTATGGCATCGTTGAATTAAAGGTTGATTGCACTAGAAAAAACAATCGGTTCTCCTGTGTCTTCACGGGCAATACAACTTCATGCCTGGAGTCTTTGGAGCACAAACTTGACTACTTGGGAGAAATTATCAGGAGCCTGAAACTCCAGAAAAACATCTGTGGGAACTCCACAGCCATGCTGATGACCAGTGTGTGTGGTAGCAAGTTTGAGGAATCCAATCTCAAGCTGGTGAGCTCCACTCTACTCAACCACTAG